ATTATTAACTAAGGACCTAGCACTGTACTGGCATATAAgaccaaaaatgcaaaaaacataCAATAAGGCTTTGAGTTAGACAAAAGCTTTGTCAGAAGTTACATCATTACAATCAGAaactacaaataaaaaagaaattagtaaatGTTCAAATGATTgttgaatacataaatgaaccATGAGCTAGTGCTAGGATACTAGGCTCCAAGACAGACATTACTTCTGATTTTATGGAATAGAAAGTATAGTCTAATGGTGAAACAGGTATTACTaagtaattaaattaattaaaattgtgaTCTGTCCTACAAAAGAGAACTACAGGGTGCTACAGGAGTATATTATAGGGGTCCCTAATCTAATCTAGGAGAATCAGAGAAGGTTTTTCTACAGAAGTGATATTTAAGCATGTTCTGAAGAATGAAGAGctgcactccaggcagagggataaGCAACAACATGTATAAAGGCCACTGCGGGAGCTTTGAACCTTCAGGGAATGGGGGGCGGGGGGATCAGTAGGACTAGATCATACGTAACAAGAAAGTAAGTCAAAAGAAATGATGCTGGAGAAGTACGCAAGGACAGATCATAccctggttttttgttgtttttgctcgcttgtttctttttctttttcatacctTGTTAAATAAAGACTGAAAGCTTTAAAGGAGAAACAAGTTTTCAGATAAGTGACTTGatcaaatttgttttataaagacAATTCTAGCCACTGTGAGAAGAGTACATGAGTGTATACTACTTAGGGGGTATACACATACGTAAAAGTATGAAGAAATGCAAGGGAATAATAAATTCAAGTTGGTGATCGCCTTTGGTAAAGAGGCCTATAAAGGAGgttggggtcagggtgggggatACAATCAGGTAGGGAAACACAGAAGACTTCAACTGTactggtaatattttatttcttactttttttttttttaatcaagagtgaatgaggaggtggggagggtatagctcaagtggtagagcacatgcttggcatgcacgaggtcctgggttcaatccccagtacctcctctagaaataaataaataaacctaaattacctcctcactgaaagaaaaaaaaatttttaattgaaaaaaaaaagtgaacaaggAAAGACAATTTAGAATTGACCATATAACTGTCTTAGGAAAAAGGCAGCCTAGACTAGGATGGGGAGTCTAGAGGTGAAGAGAAACTGCAAGAATCTGGCCTCAGTAAGTTGTTGATAGAGCCACTTAATGAAACAGGGTACAGTGAAAAAGGTCTAGGTTTGGAGCCAAGATCAAGAGCTCAGTCTGGGCAATTCAATTCAAAGTATCTCTGAGTATTTAAGTTTGACTGAGTAGACAGCTTGGATCAGAAAAGGGGTCTGAACTACAGATAAAAAATTGGGagtattcaaaaaatatatatggtaacTGAAGCCACAGAATAGATACGATTAGAGTAAGAGGGGAGGAAGACTAAGAACCAAGACTTGAGAAAGACCATCAATTAAAGGTCTGGTTCCTGGGTTCCAGTGGGTGTATAAAATAAGAACAGCTTGAACTTACTGGAGAACTGAGGCACTGGTGAGGAGTCTGTATAAGAAAAAGCTAAAGAATTTAGTGtattagggggagggtatagctcaagtggtagagtgcatgcttagcatgcatgaggtcctgggttcaatccccagtacctcctctaacaacagataaataagtaaacctaattacctcccccatcaaaaaaaaaaaaaaaaagaatttagtgtATTAACTTTTAATCTGCATTAAAaaactctgcaaaaaaaaaaaaaaaaaaaaaaaagatctggttGATGTTGGAGATCTGAAGGAATAGCCAGAGAGCAAGGAGGAAAAATCAGAACCCAAGAGAAGAGACTATTTCAGGAAGGAAATTTTTGAATCCAAATAAACATCTACTCTAGATAGGCAATTAGTAATCTGAGGTCCAAGAATGAGTCCAAGGGAATTCCCTAAAAATAGACAAGAGTCCAGATCCACTTTACTTTGAACATTCCCAAAAGGAATGCTGTAACTCAGTTAAGTAACAATAAATTCCATCAAAACTAATAAATCCTTCAAAGATGCAGACAAAAATTTTTATAACTATGAGACTTGAATATAGTTTAGAGGTTAGATGATAATAGGGATGTGTGGAGTTTAGTCCAtttctatagagaaaaaaaaaacttaccctGAAATCCTTTTGTTTCAAAGATTTTACAAAATTTCCTGATTGCTAAACCTTTTCAGCATGTTGAACTACAAGTATTTTGAGAGCAAAACCCACATAATATTCATCTTTGAATCTTCAGCATCTAGTTAAGTGCTTAATATAAGTacctgactgaaaaaaaaaaaaaaaaaaagtccactgaATGAATGGGCACCAGAACCATTTGTCCAAATTGTGCTGGTGCTATAGCAATATAGCCTTATAGAATAGACTTTAACTGAGTCCTACTCATTCCACAGAAATAAAGATTTCACCCTTGCcttagggggggaaaaaaaaaccttttgggCAACATGTTCCACAGTTCTCAATGATAAACCCAAGTGCTGCCTGCCACTGCAGTGTTTGCAAAACTCAAGAACGTACTATTGTATGCCAGCCAGTATTGACTGTCCGCTCATTCATTCTTGAGAGCTGCAAAAAACAGCAATGCTCAGACTTAACAGAGATCAGGTCCTTACTTCCACATAAATTAAACTCACTGATTGCAGTAGTAtgcttgaaaaataattgttgacACTGAACTGATAATAACAGTTCagaattgttttctatgtctaattTTCAGGTTAATGATATCAGCTAAAATCTATCTTTTTACATGTATTCGCAAAGAAATGGtctacaaaagcaaaaaacaaaaaacaaacaaccccaaaaaccaaaaagaccCTAAACAGTAATCCCATCCTTTCCTTGTCTAAATTCTTACTAGATATTTTAGACAGGAGCCACATGTTTATGTGCCACAAGAAAAGCACGAgttcaaaaataagtaattatacTGCCAGCTGCACTTAACTATCCAgattcatattaaaaacaaaataaaaaacagcacacctcattcattttgaaatatgaactttaaaaaaaaaccagttttttTTGGAAATCATCACTTTGCAGTGAATTAGTCATGGAACAAACTATTTATTAAGAGAATAATGCTCTggattttaattatatattttgtattctaGGATCCCAATTAATGGTAAGCCTGGAGCTGGGGATGAGGGAGGGTGCAACTAATCTGAGATGACCATGAATCCTTTCACTGGTTAATCTATACACATATGAAACAAGGATGAAAATTATTAAGGGACAGCAGCATTTATAAGTAACATTGTTATGCTGAAGATATGTAAATCCTTTCAATTAAAAGGTGGAAACTCAAGTCTCCCTTAatgaactgaatagaaacttacCGAGTCCTTTGCTCCTTTTTAAGAGAACTGTGGCtactagcacaaatagaaaacCCAATTCAAAACTCACACAACCTAAAAAGCTAAGAGCTTTGACTCTTGAAAGGGATGTTTGAAATGCTTTGATAAAGTGCTCAACAGTTTAAGACTATTAATAAATAGTATCAAACCATTACAAATCAGGACAAATAATAAAAGGAGAACTTTCATATAACTTCTATGTGTTTTCTTCAAAATGTCCTTTGCCTACAACACTCTGCTCACAAAGATCTgatgaaaactaagaaaaaaatttgcctaCCAGAGCTTTTTACCTTTTACCCATAAGTTAGTTCATGTTTCTTTAATTCTGCCATTACATAGTACTTAAGAAATCCAAAGCAACTGCAATACACAAAACTGCTAAaatccaaaaaccaaaacaataacaacgacagaaaaaaaaaaaaaaccagcaagcGTAATCACAATTCACAATATTTCTAGTCAGAAGCTCTGGATTTACgtttatttttctgcattctgTTCTGAATACGTAAGCCCTCCTTAAGGGGTAATGGATTTGATTCCTAAATTACATTATTAAACTCTTTTTCTACAGATATTAATGTACTCGAGATACTTCATAATCCGTTTTTCAGGGAATTAAAATCCCTTTCATTTATACAGTTTGGTTTTTCAGTGCTTTCACATATATACTCACTGGAACGTATACACAACACGAACCTATAATTTTAGACTAACCAGGCACACAAGATAAAGCTTACCCAGAACTTACTCTAAACTTATTTACTAGATATCACAAAGTAGTCTTGATACTAACAAAATAAAGCGCGAGCACAATGAAATCTGTACCATTGCAGGTTTTCAATGAACAAAAATTCCTTCAAATGGTAAAACCAAACGCGCCCATTTCCCAAAGAAAAAGTCATCCCAAAATGAGAAACAGcctcagacaaaaacaaaaacaaacaacaacaacaaaaacacaccCAATTCTAAACCACAATCACGTAAATCTTTTCAACTCAAAGCTCCAAACGCAGCCGCCAACACACAACTGGCCACAATCACAGTGTTAGCGCCTACTCCCTATTTTGAATCCGGAGACggaaggaaaaacaacaacaaacaacacaCTAATCGTCCAAAGTTTCACGAAGTGGAAAAGAATCatttaaagtaaagaaaacatGTTAATCGGGAGGTAACTACCCCATTTCCCCCGCCCCCACGCTTCCAGCCCACGAACTAAATCTCCCAAACATTCACCAAGCCAGGAGTCCCGACAGCGATGTTAGTGGAAAGAGCCGGACGAACCACACGCCGCCGGGAGAGATGTCAGGGGCCGAGCATCCGGAAAACAAAGACCAGCCCGCGAAGCGCCCCGGCGCGGCCCTGCGCCCCTAACCGCCCGAGGAGTTGCGAGCACCGCCGAAGTGCGCGCCCAGGTCCTCCGGGGTCCCCGCCCACCCGGCGCGGCCGCCGCGGCCCGGGCCCACCCCGGAGCCGTTTTCCCTCCCAATTTGGGAACCGCGCGCCTGGGGACAAAGAGGGAGGGCGCGCCGGGAGCAGCGGCTGGCCGCGGGTCGCGACGCCCTCCGGGCTCGGCGGGAAGTCCTCGGTGGcgtcccctccctctcccccaccagcccctgccgcactctcccccgccccctcgactccccctgcccctttctgGTCCCCCACAAGTTCTCCCGCCCCCCGCGGGCCCCGCCCCTGGCCCGCTGCTCCTCAGCCCGCCCAGCGGCCGTCCCTCACCGGCCGGCGGGGTCCCCCGGAGCCGCCTCCTCCGCCGGGCCTCGGCCCGTCCTGCCGGCCGCCGCCTCATGTGCCCCGCGTCGCCATCGCCTTCGCCGCCACCGTCGTCTCTCCACCTCTTACTCTTTCGCCGCCGCCGCGCCTTCGCCTCAGTCTCCAGCCGAGGCCGAAGCcgctcccgccgccgcctcccgctCCCGCTCCCGCCGCCTGGAGCCACGGGGAGGCGCCTGCGCACTGCGCGccgcggtgggggcgggggcgtcCCACGGCGGCCTGGGAGCCGAGGGCGCGCGGCACGTGGCGCTCGGGTGGGAGCCGGCGTCCCGGAGCGCCCGAGCGGCCGCGCGAGCGTCCAACTTTCCCGGTCAGGTCTGCGCTCTCCAGGATGGTCCCGGACGCGGCAGACGCTAGGTACGTGTGGGAGCGACCCACCCGCGTGGAGTCTGCACCTCGGGTGGGCGGAGACTTCGCCTCTCCGACACTTCGTTCCATCAACTTGATTCTCGGGACAAGAGTTCCCAGCGAGCAGTGCCTCACTTCGAGCAGGTTACTAACGGCGCCGTGAGGACACGCCTTACCTGGGCATCCTGGGTTGGTCCTACGAGACCCGGAGTTGTCTTCTGTGCCAAGGCATGAGCCCTGTGTAACACGGGATGCTGATTCCCCGTTCTAGGTTCTGCTCTACAATTACTCGAGGATCCTACTGCCTGCCCCCCGTCGGATTAACCATCCTAGTTTTTAGGCGTCCTAGCTTTTATGTACTTCAAGATACTTTTGAGGTCCTGGACCAGTCGGATTAGCAAGACCCTAATAGGCCATTTCCTCTTAACCCCTTGCATCCCAGCAGGATCCCATTTTCAAAGGACTTTCTAAAGACTTGTATGCATAGGAATTTCCAGCTTGAACTACCTCATAGGAATAAGAAAACTCCTCAAGTGTTTTAAGTAGAGGAAGTCCATGCATAACAACAGAAGGCATACCAAGGATCTGGGAGGATGCTTTGTAAAGTGCTCCTGAATTATCTTATTGATCTTCACTACATAGAAGGATaggttttattttacctttttgacCACAGAGGAAATAAACTCTTAACTAGTGAGGTGAATTGCTACAGGTCAAATCCCCACACACAGGAAGCCAGGCCCTTACAATGTCAAGAGGTTGGAAACTTGAGGGCTGGGCATCTGACTCACTGACAAATGTTTTGTTTGGCTAATACGGTGTTTTCCAAAATTATGAATTAGttgccaaattttaaaaatctttttggtGTCTCTCTAAAAAGTCACAATTTTTGCCACTTTGCGCTTCTGTTTTCACATGGCAGCTTCTTCTGAGTAACATCTGTCTGTCCAGGGCAGGCACTGTCTCCACTCAGCTGCTTGAATCATTTTCATGACCTGCTTGGTGTCTGTATTTCGGTTATCTTCCACCTGTGCCCCAGCCCCGTCCCCTCTCCATGATCACATTACCTCTctacaaatgtatttaaaacaaatgtgAAGACACTGTAAATATGcgaaaatatgaataaagaacATGTTAACTAAGATAACACAGGAACAACATCGTTGTACATACTGATTACAATATTAAAATCTCATATATTGCTAGTTCAAGTGTAAACTGGTataaatcactttggaaaactggcaatATCTACTAAAGGTGAACCTATGAATACACTATAATCTGCAGTTCCATGGAGATTTCACAGAAACATGAACAAAATACTTATACTAGAGTTTTCATAACAGCATGATTTGTAATAACCCCAAAACTGGAAGCCACCCAAAATGTCCATCATCCATAGCAAGGATACATAAAATGTCACATTCATACAACGGTACATTatacagcaatgagaatgaacaaTCTACAATTACACACAACAAGATAGATGAATCTCACAAAACTTTCcctttatataaagttcaaaaccaggcaaaactaatctgtgCTCTTTGAAGTAAGGATAGTGGTTATCCTAGTGTAAGAATAGTTACTGGAAGGGAGCAAGAGGAGGCTCCTGGGGGGCTGGTCATGTTCTGTTCTTGATCTGGATGCTGAATACACCATACACAGGTGTGTTCAGTTGCCACATTTGAGTTGTTCTCTTTTGATAGTGTACTTTTCTGTGGCATgttaagacaaataaaaattttttaaaacatttggttatatatatataatatataaacaaatatgtattacatattatatatataaataatatatataatctaaTGTTCATTAGGTATTATTTTCCTATAAGTTCATGGATGAAcctatcagggaaggcttcccatcTTTAAGCATTGCCCATGCTTCGTGGAGATTGGGAATAACACATTTACTATATTTGTTACCTTACTATCAAGCCTGCAGCCCGAGTCTCTCCTGGTAGAGCAAACTTTTAAAGGTGGAAATGAGACCTACGGAAGCCAAGTTGCTTTTCCtgaagatagtttaaaaaaacaaaaacaaaaaactaaaacagaaatatagCCAAAGGCTCTATCTCCTAATCAGgactcttctttccctcctcattAACCTTGCCAGCTAGTGACATCCTTTAATCCAGTTAAAGGTGGGGAAACAGGCCAGAAACCTAAGCCACAGGTATGTCCAGGCATTTACCAGGGTCCGCAGAGCAAACCAGGACTAGAAcctgagctccctgaaggcaaggCCACTGTGTTCCACCTCCTGGAGCAgagcccagcacatagtaggtgcttagcaAGTATATGCagagtgaatgagtgaaggaaggcTCTCCATTGCTAATGAAAAAAAAGGCTaccacagggaaagaaaaaaagccccaaaGTTTCAAACAGGGAAACGGGTCTGGTTTCCAGCCTCTGGCAGGGAGTGGTAGAACAGGGTGCTGTGAGAACCACGTCACTTTTTATTCACATGGGGCCCAGGCAGGAAAGGATCAAAACCCAGTCTGAGAACTTGAGAGTCACCCTGGGGCTCTGTGGTTTGGGAACTGTAGGGTCAAGTTGAAGGCTGCAGTGTGTCACTATTTCCATTACACATTTTCCAGGGTCCCCACTTGACTGGTAAACTCAGAGCAGATTCTTCTGTTCTGGGGGATGGGatcagaggcccagagaggtaggATTTGGGAAAGCTCCCTGTTGGCAACAGGAAGCCCTGCCTGCCCGAGACTGGCCGGGTAAGAAGCTCTCAATTACTTGTGCCATTGGGAAGAGGGTGTTAATAGCATAGCCCCCCCGCCCCATAATCTCCGTTTCAGTTAACCTGTGAGACACATTATACTGCTCCTCCTTGCCACAAGGAAGCAgattttttttggtcaaaaaatttttgaataggtaatacaaGCAGTACAGTGGGAACAGTAAGATGACTCCCCAGCAGTGTTTCCCAGGGCCTGGCTAGCAGTTTCTTGTGTATTAATGCTGGATTTTAAATTAAGGTCAATTTACTTGC
The sequence above is a segment of the Camelus ferus isolate YT-003-E chromosome 16, BCGSAC_Cfer_1.0, whole genome shotgun sequence genome. Coding sequences within it:
- the HIGD1B gene encoding HIG1 domain family member 1B isoform X1 — encoded protein: MLVERAGRTTRRRERCQGPSIRKTKTSPRSAPARPCAPNRPRSCEHRRSARPGPPGSPPTRRGRRGPGPPRSRFPSQFGNRAPGDKEGGRAGSSGWPRVATPSGLGGKSSVASPPSPPPAPAALSPAPSTPPAPFWSPTSSPAPRGPRPWPAAPQPAQRPSLTGRRGPPEPPPPPGLGPSCRPPPHVPRVAIAFAATVVSPPLTLSPPPRLRLSLQPRPKPLPPPPPAPAPAAWSHGEAPAHCAPRWGRGRPTAAWEPRARGTWRSGGSRRPGAPERPRERPTFPVRSALSRMVPDAADARMSIITPQAV